A genomic segment from Triticum dicoccoides isolate Atlit2015 ecotype Zavitan chromosome 1A, WEW_v2.0, whole genome shotgun sequence encodes:
- the LOC119363778 gene encoding protein EMBRYO SAC DEVELOPMENT ARREST 30-like — protein sequence MLLKSKFKLATAVGIILSMLSLLVHLLLANYSAGGISKYSVDNVLPFGSKPRPRRLWGPLSTLDHLHPYAKPRQLYPAPAKDNGFIYAKIYGGFEKIQSSICDLVAVARLLNATLVIPEIQATTRARGISSNFKSFSYLYDEEHFIAALSDDVPIVRGLPKDLREARKKIKFPTVSPKNTATSDYYTTDVLPRLVKSKVLGIIVNGGKCLQSILPASLEELQRLRCRVAFHALKFRPEIRSLGSQIVGRLRASGRPYLAYHPGLLRDTLAFHGCAELFQDIHTELIQYRRNQMIKRGTVKEQLTVDSVSIKKNGSCPLMPEEVGLLLQALGYPSTTIMYLAGSETFGGQRILIPLRAMYANLVDRTSLCSQRELSDLAGPESPLSSDLPHPPPPKSEKELIEEWKKAGPRPRPLPPPPARPFYAHEKEGWYGWIGENDTEPDPSPIEFRRQAHRLLWDALDYFVSVQADAFFPGFHNDGSGWPDYSSLIMGHRLYQTPSGITYRPDRKTVAALFENVSDHLYHPPRNWTMAARQHLNNSAGIEGIKMSAMMSKPASFLAHPLPECSCRMAKSPVVQPVKDKHGALLFGGEEDCPDWMVRSLAIVSTKNNEPQSEDYEGELPEDDPSQDTQQESDRSDTNKSSEQDEEMDPDD from the exons ATGCTCCTCAAAAGCAAATTCAAGCTGGCCACGGCCGTCGGCATCATCTTGTCGATGCTGTCGCTGCTGGTGCACCTTTTACTTGCAAATTATTCTGCCGGGGGAATTAGTAAGTACAGCGTGGACAATGTTCTTCCATTTGGATCG AAGCCTCGACCCCGTAGGTTGTGGGGTCCATTGAGTACACTTGATCACCTACACCCTTATGCAAAACCTAGACAATTGTACCCTG CTCCAGCTAAGGATAATGGTTTTATTTATGCAAAGATTTATGGTGGCTTTGAGAAGATACAGTCTTCA ATCTGTGATCTTGTCGCCGTTGCCAGACTCTTAAATGCCACTCTTGTTATTCCTGAGATACAAGCGACAACTCGTGCAAGAGGAATCAG TTCAAATTTCAAAAGTTTTTCGTATCTCTATGATGAAGAGCACTTCATTGCTGCACTTTCCGATGACGTGCCAATCGTGCGGGGTTTGCCAAAGGATCTTAGAGAGGCTAGAAAAAAGATCAAATTCCCCACAGTATCTCCTAAGAATACAGCCACTTCAGATTATTACACCACAGATGTCTTGCCCAGACTTGTCAAATCAAAAGTCCTTGGGATAATCGTTAATGGAGGTAAATGTCTCCAG TCAATTCTTCCTGCAAGCTTGGAGGAACTTCAGAGACTTAGGTGCAGGGTAGCTTTCCATGCTCTCAAGTTCCGTCCAGAAATTCGGTCTCTCGGTAGCCAAATAGTAGGAAG GTTGCGAGCATCTGGTCGTCCTTATCTGGCATATCATCCAGGATTGCTAAGAGATACTCTAGCTTTTCATGGTTGTGCTGAACTTTTCCAG GACATCCATACAGAATTGATTCAGTATAGAAGGAATCAGATGATCAAACGAGGAACTGTGAAGGAACAACTAACTGTTGATTCAGTGTCCATAAAGAAAAATGGTTCATGTCCACTGATGCCAGAAGAG GTTGGACTTCTACTCCAAGCATTAGGTTATCCATCAACTACAATAATGTACTTGGCTGGTTCTGAAACTTTTGGTGGGCAAAGAATACTCATTCCTCTACGAGCTATGTATGCCAACTTAGTTGATCGCACTTCCTTGTGTAGTCAGAGGGAGCTATCTGATTTAGCTGGCCCAGAGTCTCCTCTCTCCTCTGATTTGCCGCATCCTCCACCTCCCAAGAGCGAGAAGGAACTCATTGAGGAATGGAAAAAAGCAGGGCCTCGTCCGAGGCCGCTGCCTCCACCTCCTGCAAGGCCATTTTATGCCCATGAGAAGGAAGGGTGGTATGGGTGGATTGGTGAGAATGACACGGAACCTGATCCGTCGCCCATTGAATTTAGGAGGCAAGCTCACCGATTGCTGTGGGACGCGCTTGATTATTTTGTTTCTGTTCAAGCTGATGCATTCTTCCCTGGGTTTCACAATGACGGGAGTGGTTGGCCGGACTACTCAAGTTTGATTATGGGACACCGGTTATACCAAACCCCATCTGGTATAACCTATAGGCCTGACAG AAAGACTGTTGCTGCACTGTTTGAAAATGTCAGCGATCATCTGTATCATCCACCACGGAATTGGACAATGGCTGCACGTCAGCATCTCAATAACAGTGCAGGCATAGAGGGCATCAAAATGTCAGCTATGATGTCAAAACCTGCATCTTTTCTTGCACACCCATTACCGGAGTGCTCTTGCAGAATGGCGAAGTCACCTGTTGTCCAACCGGTGAAAGATAAGCATGGTGCGCTCCTTTTTGGAGGTGAAGAAGACTGCCCTGATTGGATGGTTCGCTCCCTGGCAATcgtgtctaccaagaataatgaacCTCAAAGTGAGGATTACGAGGGTGAGTTGCCCGAAGATGATCCTAGCCAAGACACGCAGCAGGAATCCGATAGAAGCGACACAAATAAATCCTCAGAGCAAGATGAGGAGATGGACCCCGATGATTGA